Genomic window (Candidatus Scalindua japonica):
ATACTGCGTCAGCTTTAATAAAAACATTTTCAAAACTCTGTAGATTACCCATTCGGTCCAGTTCTTTCCGCAATGTCTCTTCAAACCATTTTCTGTCATCTTCACGAAGGGATTTTTCGGCATATGTTACAGCATCGAGCTTTTGAAGGAGTTCATCCAGCTCCTTGCGCAGGTCTTGATTGTTCTCGATTTCAGATTCAATCTTTTTTGCCGCGTCAGCTTCGTCTTTCCAGCCCTGGAGCCTGTTTGCGAGAAGGCTGGTACCCAGACCAGAAACGAGCTTGCCAAGTTCCATTATTGGGGCCAGATCACCACCATTTACTGCCTGTATTACCGGCAGGAGTGCGGAGGCGGAGACAAACGCGTAGATGGACTTTACCCCGGACTCTTTCATCCTTCCACTCCAGCCTTCGAAACGCTTTTTAAGATTTCCCTTCCATGATTGGATTGAGAATGGCATGTCTGGTACCTCCGTGTTTTTTTGTAAAATTTCGTTCCCACACAGCTTGCCCGACTGGCAATGTGGCGGGAGCGTGAGAACAAGTTAATCTTCTCTTTCGAGAGGAGTCCAAAACTGGACCCCTCTCAAAAGAGAGGAAAATGTGTTCACGTTATTTTTTTCACTCCCTGATTTAAACCTTCTCAATCTCAGTGAGTTAGTAACCACGGACACCGAACTGAACGCCATGGCTCCCGCCGCGATCATGGGATTAAGGAAACCGCATGCGGCGAGAGGGATTGCAAGGACGTTATAGCCGAAAGCCCAGAAAAGGTTCTGTTTGATTATCTTCATTGTCTGCCTGCTCAGCTTCAAAGCTTCCCACGCCTTTGTAATATCACCCTTAACGAGGGTGATATTTGCGGCCTCCATCGCTATTTCGGTAGCTGTTCCGATTGCGAAACTGACATCCGCAGTGGCGAGGGCAGGTGCGTCATTTATTCCGTCCCCTATCATTCCAACGACATTGCCCTCTTGTTGAAGCCTCTTTATCTCATCACATTTGTCCGAGGGTTTGAGATTTGCGTGAACAGTTTTTATGTTCATCTTTTTCCCAATCGCTTCCGCAACTATCTCATTATCACCGGTAAGCATAACAGTTTCAATGCCCATATCCTTGACTCTTTGAATAGCGTTTTCCGACGTTTCTCTGACTACATCTCCAATACCAATGACGGCTTTTATCTCATTTTCAATGGCTACAAAAGCAACACTCTTGCCCTCACTTTTGATATCTTCAGCCTTCTGTTTTAAGCCTGAAATATCTATACGGTTTTCTCTCATCAGTCTTTCACTGCCGATTAATACAGTAGACCAGTTATAATTAACCCATATACCCATACCGGTAACTGTCTTGAAATCTTTTACTTCGTCTATCTCTACATCCAGCGCCCTGACATAGTTTACTATTGCCTTCCCAATGGGATGTTCTGAATGTTGTTCACAGCTTCCTATTATGCGTAAAAAGTCTCTCGTCTTTTCATTAAATATTTCTGTTGCCTCTTCTTCACCACTCATTTTATGATACATGTCCGTGACCCTTGGTCTTCCTTCAGTTATTGTACCTGTTTTATCCAATACAAGTGTATTGATCTTGTGTGCAAGTTCGAGGCTCGTCGCGTCTTTGATCAGTATTCCAGCCCCGGCTGCCCTGCCGGTACCCACCATGACTGCTGTAGGTGTGGCGAGACCCAACGCGCATGGGCATGCGATCACCAGTACCGCGACTGCGGGAATAATTGCCTCGCTGAATGGATTGCCTGTCAGCAGCCATACACTAAGGGTCAACAATGCGATGGAAACAACGATCTGCACAAATACCCCTGATACTTTGTCCGCCAACCGTTGAACAGGGGCCCTCGATCCCTGGGCGTCCTCTACCAGTTTTGCTATATGGGCCAGTACCGTATCTGCCCCGATGTTCTCAGCCTTCATATAAATGAGACCGGTTGTATTTACCGTACCACCAAATACCTCGTCATCTTCCATTTTTTTTACCGGCATACTTTCTCCTGTCAACATCGATTCGTCAATGGAAGTGCTTCCTTCTGTTATTACCCCGTCGACCGGGACCTTCTCACCGGGCCTTATTATAAGCGATTCTCCTACCTCTACTTCAATTACCGGAACCTCTATTGTTGTACCATCCCGCACCACTCTTGCCGACTTCGGCTGCAGGTCCATCAGCTTCCTGATCGCCTCACCGGCCTTGCCTTTTGCCTTTGATTCGAAAAACCTGCCGAGCAGGACCAATGTAATTATTATTGAAGCAGATTCAAAATAGAGAGCGCTTCCTCGATTTAAAAGAGTTATTACACTGAAACCATAAGCAGCGCCTGATCCCAATGCAATCAGGGAGTCCATCCCTAACGACCAGTGCTTGATCTGTTTCAGCGCGTTTTTGAAAAAACCGATGCCCGGCCAGAAAATTACAGTAGTTGTTAAAACGAATTGGCAGATGTCTGAGAATCTGAAATGAAGCATAAACATGCTGATTATGAAGACCGGTACGCTTAGTATTGCTGAGATCAAAAACTTTTTCCACTCGGATTGAGCAATCTCTTCTTCGGATAGGGAGGGAGCTTCTCCCTTGACTACGTTATAACCCAGTCCCTCAATAATTTTATGGATCTCTTCAGCAGTAACACTGCCCGTAACCGTAGCCCTCTTTGTGGCAAAGTTAACTACAGATTCATTTACCCCTTCCGCGTTACCAATAGCGGCCTCTATCCTCTGCGCACACGAGGCGCAGGACATTCCTGATATTTCTATAGTAATGTTTTCTCGTTTTGACA
Coding sequences:
- a CDS encoding heavy metal translocating P-type ATPase translates to MSKRENITIEISGMSCASCAQRIEAAIGNAEGVNESVVNFATKRATVTGSVTAEEIHKIIEGLGYNVVKGEAPSLSEEEIAQSEWKKFLISAILSVPVFIISMFMLHFRFSDICQFVLTTTVIFWPGIGFFKNALKQIKHWSLGMDSLIALGSGAAYGFSVITLLNRGSALYFESASIIITLVLLGRFFESKAKGKAGEAIRKLMDLQPKSARVVRDGTTIEVPVIEVEVGESLIIRPGEKVPVDGVITEGSTSIDESMLTGESMPVKKMEDDEVFGGTVNTTGLIYMKAENIGADTVLAHIAKLVEDAQGSRAPVQRLADKVSGVFVQIVVSIALLTLSVWLLTGNPFSEAIIPAVAVLVIACPCALGLATPTAVMVGTGRAAGAGILIKDATSLELAHKINTLVLDKTGTITEGRPRVTDMYHKMSGEEEATEIFNEKTRDFLRIIGSCEQHSEHPIGKAIVNYVRALDVEIDEVKDFKTVTGMGIWVNYNWSTVLIGSERLMRENRIDISGLKQKAEDIKSEGKSVAFVAIENEIKAVIGIGDVVRETSENAIQRVKDMGIETVMLTGDNEIVAEAIGKKMNIKTVHANLKPSDKCDEIKRLQQEGNVVGMIGDGINDAPALATADVSFAIGTATEIAMEAANITLVKGDITKAWEALKLSRQTMKIIKQNLFWAFGYNVLAIPLAACGFLNPMIAAGAMAFSSVSVVTNSLRLRRFKSGSEKNNVNTFSSLLRGVQFWTPLERED